In Flavobacteriales bacterium, a single genomic region encodes these proteins:
- a CDS encoding methyltransferase codes for MDPRVSYKDQIFSFQRYPETTNKSLRAYSTADILMAEYVKDFKEARYAIFNDRMGVLGTLMNQRDSMNYLHYSSQEKALDFQYKKHQTKETYSRAYLSPDIAIQESDFYLVKMPKSVDFLDFMLDKIAQSAPQESQVVLGFMTKYFTKSWLEIAQKYFDGVEQTKAWKKARLMILSKPKKNLPAKEFTHNIEWQGTVLKQYYGVFSAKNIDLGTRFLLENFTLKPNEELVLDLACGNGIIGHHLLQQNPKIELHASDDFLLAIESAKMNISSKNAHFYCENDLNQINLPSLDLIITNPPFHFENENNIEVSIQLFRQAKRKLKAEGRLVIVANRHLNYTTHLKHIFTSVSQLLWNEKFEILEAKY; via the coding sequence ATGGATCCTCGAGTAAGCTATAAAGATCAAATATTCTCCTTCCAAAGATATCCAGAAACTACCAATAAGTCTTTAAGAGCTTATTCTACTGCCGATATTCTTATGGCAGAATATGTTAAGGATTTCAAGGAAGCTCGGTACGCTATTTTTAATGACAGGATGGGGGTGTTGGGTACTTTAATGAATCAAAGAGATTCTATGAACTATTTACACTATTCCAGCCAAGAAAAAGCATTGGATTTTCAATATAAAAAACATCAGACAAAAGAAACTTATTCCAGAGCCTATCTCTCACCTGATATAGCCATCCAAGAATCAGATTTTTATTTGGTGAAAATGCCCAAATCTGTGGACTTTTTGGATTTTATGCTTGATAAAATAGCTCAATCTGCTCCTCAGGAATCACAAGTTGTTTTAGGGTTTATGACCAAATATTTCACCAAGTCTTGGCTCGAAATTGCCCAAAAATATTTTGACGGAGTGGAACAAACAAAAGCTTGGAAAAAAGCCCGATTAATGATATTGTCTAAGCCTAAGAAAAATCTTCCAGCTAAAGAATTTACTCATAATATCGAGTGGCAGGGTACTGTTTTAAAACAATATTACGGAGTGTTTTCGGCAAAGAATATCGATCTTGGCACAAGATTTTTGTTGGAAAATTTTACATTAAAGCCAAATGAAGAATTGGTTTTAGATTTGGCTTGTGGTAATGGAATTATCGGACATCATTTATTACAACAAAACCCAAAAATAGAATTGCATGCTAGCGATGATTTTCTCTTAGCAATAGAATCAGCCAAAATGAATATAAGCTCTAAAAATGCCCATTTTTATTGTGAAAATGATTTAAATCAAATCAATCTACCTTCCTTAGATTTAATTATCACAAATCCTCCATTTCATTTTGAAAATGAAAATAATATCGAGGTTTCAATTCAATTATTTAGACAAGCAAAGCGCAAATTGAAAGCAGAAGGAAGACTTGTAATTGTGGCAAATAGACACCTGAACTATACCACACATTTAAAGCATATTTTCACTTCGGTTTCTCAGTTGCTTTGGAATGAAAAATTTGAAATTTTGGAAGCGAAGTATTAA
- a CDS encoding biopolymer transporter ExbD yields the protein MARKKRELPEINAGSMADIAFLLLIFFLVTTTMDVDTGIFRKLPPKMTDIVDPPPVKDRNIFVVLINQNNDLLVEDNPMDINNLTAETIRFLTSKAENMAEDPKKAVVSLRNHRFTDYQTYLAVQDKLTAAYTKVRNDAAQGKFGKNYEDLAKDQQKEIRKAYPMNISEAEPIKE from the coding sequence ATGGCCAGAAAAAAAAGAGAACTACCTGAAATAAATGCAGGTTCCATGGCGGATATCGCCTTCCTTTTGCTAATCTTCTTTCTGGTAACAACTACTATGGATGTGGATACAGGAATCTTTAGAAAACTTCCTCCGAAGATGACAGATATTGTTGATCCACCACCAGTAAAAGATAGAAATATCTTTGTAGTATTGATCAACCAAAATAATGACTTACTTGTAGAGGATAATCCTATGGATATCAACAATCTGACAGCAGAAACTATCAGATTCCTTACCAGTAAAGCAGAGAATATGGCAGAAGATCCTAAAAAAGCAGTTGTTTCTTTAAGAAATCACCGCTTTACGGACTACCAAACCTACCTTGCAGTTCAAGATAAACTTACAGCGGCTTATACCAAAGTAAGAAACGATGCTGCCCAAGGTAAATTTGGAAAGAACTATGAAGATCTTGCCAAAGATCAACAAAAGGAAATCAGAAAAGCTTATCCGATGAATATCTCGGAGGCAGAACCAATTAAAGAATAA
- a CDS encoding biopolymer transporter ExbD, with the protein MSKFKKKGSGKMAPISTASLPDIVFMLLFFFMVSTVMRENTLLVQNSLPGASEVSKIKRKSLVDYIYVGPPSAKLQAQYGKTPKIQLNDAFADVAEIKSWVHTNRDTRREEEIPALTAVIKADEKTTMGIITDIKEELREVQQYRIMYASKRLAVKK; encoded by the coding sequence ATGAGTAAGTTTAAGAAAAAAGGCTCAGGAAAAATGGCTCCGATATCTACGGCATCTTTGCCAGATATCGTATTCATGCTTTTATTCTTCTTTATGGTTTCTACCGTAATGCGTGAAAATACCCTTTTGGTTCAGAATTCATTACCGGGAGCTTCAGAAGTTTCCAAAATCAAAAGAAAATCATTAGTAGATTATATCTATGTGGGTCCACCATCTGCAAAGCTTCAAGCACAGTATGGAAAAACTCCAAAGATTCAACTAAACGATGCTTTTGCCGATGTTGCTGAAATCAAAAGTTGGGTACACACCAATAGAGATACTCGTAGAGAAGAAGAAATTCCAGCACTTACTGCTGTAATAAAAGCAGATGAGAAAACAACAATGGGAATTATTACCGATATTAAAGAAGAATTACGTGAGGTACAACAATACCGTATCATGTATGCTTCAAAAAGATTGGCAGTAAAGAAATAA